DNA from Triplophysa rosa linkage group LG12, Trosa_1v2, whole genome shotgun sequence:
caaaaatcagcttttAAAAGAAACCAGTTTCCACATGTTTACATGCATGgtaataaaccggctacgcagaAAATCGGGTTTACAATTTAGGCTAGCCAGGTTTCTCGCTTGCAGTGACGTCACCGTCGACGGTccattaagtaattaaaaatgaagcGGGAAACGGGTCAGAAGCTGTAGAGGGACGGGAGAGGTTTGAAAATCCACTCCCGTGTTGCCTTccaacgcacgcacacacacacacacacacacacgcacacacacacacacacacacacacacacacacacacacacacacacaagcagtgTCCAGGGAACGATGTGGGGtttaggtgccttgctcaagggtgaTGGAAAAGAGGGCTGTTCATATACACTCCCCCTGCAACCAAGTTCGACTCTCTAACCCTAGGTCACAACTACccacaaatatttatttgtattggtGTTTTGGCATTTGCtttaattttaattgaatttgTGTAACTGTTGATTCAATTAAACCAAGAAGAATTAAAGTCAAAAAGTCAACTATATATTTAATTTCCCCATAATACCCTGTGCGACTAGTTACATTTAACATGCCTGTTATTCTATGGTAAAAACAACCAATTTGTTTTTGTAGTGCAGGAACGCATAATATGACAGAAACCAAGCAAACACTAATTGAAGACAATGGGCCGATGCCCTCTCTGTCATGATGAAAGGCCCGATCTTGTTTATTTACATCAGCAAAGCACAGGTGGCCAACAGAGACATTACATgtatgctttcctgtggctcagttgTTAGAGCacggcgctagcaacgccaaggtcatgggtttgatcccaggggattgcacatagtcagaaacaaatgtatagtgcaatgcaagtcgctttgtgtaaatgtatgcatttcgtagacgcttctatccaaagcaacgtacagtgcattcaagctttcacattattttatcaGTATCTGTGTTACCCCATCCAGCCACGTTATCAAAAACTGATAACAACTACATAACATGAACAAACTTATACAAGTGCTTTATTCAATCAGTCATACATGGAATACATTGGCAACACGACAGGACTGGAGCACCACGAGACGTCCGGGTTCATTATGATGAAACGTCGCCATCTGCTGGCTAAAAATCCAGAAGCTGTGAGAGAAACGtcatgttaaaggaatagttcacccaaaaataaacaatatccTGGCTCTTCTTAGCTTTGTAATGTCATTGAAAGGGACAAGTGTTTCTGAATGTAAAAAAGCACACTTATTTACACGacagtattttgtttgtttacttatctttttaataacaaaaatgcaTCAATAACTTAATCTCAAATTagaaatacagtatttaatctCAAATAGTTTTTTACTGGCACTGTGCATATAATAACATCTATAAATATTAAACGCAAACATACATCTTTGTGATCATATTAATACTGCAGCAGGTATACAAAGCCTACAActttatgtgtatgtatataaaacAAGATTAACAGTTTGCCGATTATAAACTCACCAGCTGTGGCAGGATCTTCTCAAAGTGTTCAATATTAACTGTGTCACAGTCTTCATTAATGGCCTGTTTCACTGATCTGCGTGTTGCTTCTAaagcacaacaacaacacagaTGCATATGAACAACACTGAAAGAATACGCATGCATGGCATTCTGTATTGTAGTGAAGTTTCCCTTAGGAAAATTAATcatcaatgtgttttgtgtaataaccATGTTTTTGAGCGTATTGATTACTATTGGCAGGACCACGGTTTTTCTACAGTTATCACGGTTCAACTAACGTTACTGTTTTTGAAACcatgttattttgtgtgtcTTACCCTCAACAAACACTCGGAGCATCTCGCCCACCAATACAACAGCATCACTACTGACTGTAAAAGAAAACAACTGCTGAACTGAACTCTGCATACAGATGCAATAAAGTATGTCCGAAAACCGCGTGTACGTTGTTATACACTTGTCATTATACACATTATACACGCACActgataaatgtaaaaatctcaccTTTTGTTTTATCCTCCTTGAAAGACAGAGTCAAAAGCTTACTGATGGTTTCCTGCAAATGAATCGAAAAGAATCTGATCAGTAGAGCTGCGCGTGGTGTAAAGAAATAAACTTCACGACGACATCAAATGACtgataaaacctttttaaacaCGATCTCATTTCCCGCGCTCTCCATTCTATCACGCACTCGACTTCGGCCACCAGTGACGTGACGTCACCGTGACTTCTTCGTTCGCTGAACACTGacgtacgtgcgtgtgtgtgagtgacgCTGTGGTGCCCTCTGGCGGCGCGCTGGAGCACAACATCAACACTCGCTTGGGAGGTTTCTATAAATCAAACTGCAAATATTGTAGGCTACGTCAGAAAGAATTTATGTTTAAAGAACTGTAACTGTGTGTTGAAATACAACTCTGTTTTACGTCCGTTCACAGGTGGGAATTAGATGAAGGTGGAGTAACTGTCTTCATTCTATATTCTGAATCTAAAGCTACTGAATGACTCATATCACTGCCTCTTCTCACATTGCAGTATACTTACGCGTACGCACATATGTATTAGTATATTCAACTCGACCTTTTTGACAAAACTCAAGtttatttaacaacaaataAATCGTATTGGATTATGCATGGATCCTATAGTTTCTGTAAAACgctgatgaagattaattattcactttttatatttaaaggcccggtttcatagacaaggctttacggaagcatattggttgctattttcaatttgaaatgcaatacgcaaaatggcaatgcattatgtaaaatgacaatgcaattgtgtatttaaatatacattttaaataacatatgtgcaacattaagtgcaaaatgaaaataaaaattcaattatatcaattacatttgtcagttcctacactagttttaatatgttatttaaatggatatttttaagttgtttaaatggagctctttaagttgcaaaattaaaatgaaaatgcattccccggattgattatatatgtttaagatagtcaagcaaaactgtagcaaaatgaaaattctaatgttattttccctaaatgcattaacattaacaggttgaacatttgggattgcattttcatttacacacagcgcgttgggtgttgcaaaattcaatgtggacttgaaaatgcatttcgagctggccatGCCCCCTCCCCGATATAGCGTCATTGCGTGAAGGCGGAGCCAGCATGGCTATTAATAACCAAGCCATATGACCTGTCCTAAATATTGACTTTCAGATGTTTATCAGAAATTATATTATTCCTTACACCTAAAAGCAGAACATACTcaataatttttcattttcgtttcatctgagcagagttaaattaatgttgcatgttaatagccaaattaccccataacgtttatttatgctagttttaatcagatatataataagaaataacttatattgtagttagggacaaattatgagaaacagttatttaattatttcctgacagccaTATAAGCTCTGAAATctgtacaagaaacaaaaaggatTACAGCTCAACTCTAGAGACTTATTTTGCCCGTATAGGctgcatttacagaaaacataaatgattaGTTCACCTACTGAGTCCACGGGTCCGAGttgttcgttcttttgtcacgtgacaacCCCATAGGCCAGTCTATGCAGACTGTGCCGGaaacagaaatgattagttAATCTACCGAGTCTTcggggtttgagtcgttcgttatTTTGTCACGTGATATGACAGATGtttgtttaatgtattacatataaaaataacttatttcctgacttcccttacaaatattcatgcagtttgcaaagtatataataataggctattgaaatcatttaaatgtgcaattatttaataagagatcacttgtgtaatatatgcattagacataaacactgactttactagtgttgcttatgtttatattttgccagcacagttcttatgcaaaatagttagttattaagataaattaaaaacacatgcagaaatccacaagaaacatttatgaatatactgacagaaaaaagaacagaacggtacgttttagagaagatgtttattgcacatatcttttgatcattttataatatttcttcctataatacaacatataacacgtacatcatgcatttgactgatgatccgggaagtggtcacgtaacgttaaagactcggactcgaagactccggtacaggctgcaggtttgcctgcggagcctaccatttgacaaaagaacgaatcgaacccgatgactcgagagacgaactaatcatttctctttccggtataaggactcggacccgatgactcgagagacgaactaatcatttctctttccggtataaggactcggacccgatgactcgagagacgaactaatcatttgtgaccctggacaacaaaaccagtcttatgtgtcaatttttcgaaattgagatttttacataatctgaaagctgaataaataagcgtTGTTAACtagagttgttagaataggacaatatctgggcgAGATACAacagttgttaatcaggggcactgcggcaggccatccactcacaaaaataaagattttatatatttaaggtaggaaatttacaatatatcttcatggaacatgatctttacttaatatcctaatgatttttggcataaaagaaaaattgataattttgacccacacaatgtatttttggcttttactaaaaacgttcccgtgctacttaagactggttttgtgatccagggtcacatttctctttccggtataaaagaacgaaaggactcggacccgatgactcgagagacgaacttcattactgtttctggtacaatgttgtacatgcgcggtcaacacaaaatgaacgaatcactcgctgagacactcggtactcccgagtcattttaaagattcgttcaaaaagaacgaatcgttcatgaacgacccatcactaatcGCTAGTTACGTGTGTTGTTTTGAGGTGTTGAAAACACGTACGACTGCAGAGATGATAAAAGCGTTAAATCGCTAGCACACACACGTTTTCATCataaacacattcagtatttgttttctttttcaatatCTTAACAGAATCATTCAGAAACTGTTTTTGTGGCGCAACGTTTCTGTAACTTCAGGAATCGAGTTACAGTGGTTATGCCACAGCCCAAACTGCAGCATCCAGATGAATAAGAAACcaaggttaattttcgtaaTTTGCCTCCAGCACGAAAGTAGCACAGTACAGACATGTAGATGGATCGCGTTTGTGATTATACTGTacacccagctaacacagttacgttgtgacgacgtacctggtcgggaccatattcgttgccacgacgtaccataataacgttccagcgacgtaactttgtgattcccatattcgtcctgacaacgtaacattggacgttgttgggacatggtgattacctcctgaagacatacctggaacgtaccatattcgtcgcagcgacgtaccaaataatgtttctgggacgtgatgagcacgtcctaacgaccaaacgtcacgttgttaaaatctttttttatttatttaatttaaacaattatcatccctcacatggaggattaaattaatttgtgatttaatcagtgcgttaaagattaaattttatacataattggagtaattttctattcaaatatgtacccagctaacacagttacattgtgacgacgtacctggactggaccatattcgttgccacgacgtaccataataacgttccagcgacataactttgtgattcccatattcgtcctgacgacgtaacattggacgttgttgggacatggtgattaccNNNNNNNNNNNNNNNNNNNNNNNNNNNNNNNNNNNNNNNNNNNNNNNNNNNNNNNNNNNNNNNNNNNNNNNNNNNNNNNNNNNNNNNNNNNNNNNNNNNNNNNNNNNNNNNNNNNNNNNNNNNNNNNNNNNNNNNNNNNNNNNNNNNNNNNNNNNNNNNNNNNNNNNNNNNNNNNNNNNNNNNNNNNNNNNNNNNNNNNNNNNNNNNNNNNNNNNNNNNNNNNNNNNNNNNNNNNNNNNNNNNNNNNNNNNNNNNNNNNNNNNNNNNNNNNNNNNNNNNNNNNNNNNNNNNNNNNNNNNNNNNNNNNNNNNNNNNNNNNNNNNNNNNNNNNNNNNNNNNNNNNNNNNNNNNNNNNNNNNNNNNNNNNNNNNNNNNNNNNNNNNNNNNNNNNNNNNNNNNNNNNNNNNNNNNNNNNNNNNNNNNNNNNNNNNNNNNNNNNNNNNNNNNNNNNNNNNNNNNNNNNNNNNNNNNNNNNNNNNNNNNNNNNNNNNNNNNNNNNNNNNNNNNNNNNNNNNNNNNNNNNNNNNNNNNNNNNNNNNNNNNNNNNNNNNNNNNNNNNNNNNNNNNNNNNNNNNNNNNNNNNNNNNNNNNNNNNNNNNNNNNNNNNNNNNNNNNNNNNNNNNNNNNNNNNNNNNNNNNNNNNNNNNNNNNNNNNNNNNNNNNNNNNNNNNNNNNNNNNNNNNNNNNNNNNNNNNNNNNNNNNNNNNNNNNNNNNNNNNNNNNNNNNNNNNNNNNNNNNNNNNNNNNNNNNNNNNNNNNNNNNNNNNNNNNNNNNNNNNNNNNNNNNNNNNNNNNNNNNNNNNNNNNNNNNNNNNNNNNNNNNNNNNNNNNNNNNNNNNNNNNNNNNNNNNNNNNNNNNNNNNNNNNNNNNNNNNNNNNNNNNNNNNNNNNNNNNNNNNNNNNNNNNNNNNNNNNNNNNNNNNNNNNNNNNNNNNNNNNNNNNNNNNNNNNNNNNNNNNNNNNNNNNNNNNNNNNNNNNNNNNNNNNNNNNNNNNNNNNNNNNNNNNNNNNNNNNNNNNNNNNNNNNNNNNNNNNNNNNNNNNNNNNNNNNNNNNNNNNNNNNNNNNNNNNNNNNNNNNNNNNNNNNNNNNNNNNNNNNNNNNNNNNNNNNNNNNNNNNNNNNNNNNNNNNNNNNNNNNNNNNNNNNNNNNNNNNNNNNNNNNNNNNNNNNNNNNNNNNNNNNNNNNNNNNNNNNNNNNNNNNNNNNNNNNNNNNNNNNNNNNNNNNNNNNNNNNNNNNNNNNNNNNNNNNNNNNNNNNNNNNNNNNNNNNNNNNNNNNNNNNNNNNNNNNNNNNNNNNNNNNNNNNNNNNNNNNNNNNNNNNNNNNNNNNNNNNNNNNNNNNNNNNNNNNNNNNNNNNNNNNNNNNNNNNNNNNNNNNNNNNNNNNNNNNNNNNNNNNNNNNNNNNNNNNNNNNNNNNNNNNNNNNNNNNNNNNNNNNNNNNNNNNNNNNNNNNNNNNNNNNNNNNNNNNNNNNNNNNNNNNNNNNNNNNNNNNNNNNNNNNNNNNNNNNNNNNNNNNNNNNNNNNNNNNNNNNNNNNNNNNNNNNNNNNNNNNNNNNNNNNNNNNNNNNNNNNNNNNNNNNNNNNNNNNNNNNNNNNNNNNNNNNNNNNNNNNNNNNNNNNNNNNNNNNNNNNNNNNNNNNNNNNNNNNNNNNNNNNNNNNNNNNNNNNNNNNNNNNNNNNNNNNNNNNNNNNNNNNNNNNNNNNNNNNNNNNNNNNNNNNNNNNNNNNNNNNNNNNNNNNNNNNNNNNNNNNNNNNNNNNNNNNNNNNNNNNNNNNNNNNNNNNNNNNNNNNNNNNNNNNNNNNNNNNNNNNNNNNNNNNNNNNNNNNNNNNNNNNNNNNNNNNNNNNNNNNNNNNNNNNNNNNNNNNNNNNNNNNNNNNNNNNNNNNNNNNNNNNNNNNNNNNNNNNNNNNNNNNNNNNNNNNNNNNNNNNNNNNNNNNNNNNNNNNNNNNNNNNNNNNNNNNNNNNNNNNNNNNNNNNNNNNNNNNNNNNNNNNNNNNNNNNNNNNNNNNNNNNNNNNNNNNNNNNNNNNNNNNNNNNNNNNNNNNNNNNNNNNNNNNNNNNNNNNNNNNNNNNNNNNNNNNNNNNNNNNNNNNNNNNNNNNNNNNNNNNNNNNNNNNNNNNNNNNNNNNNNNNNNNNNNNNNNNNNNNNNNNNNNNNNNNNNNNNNNNNNNNNNNNNNNNNNNNNNNNNNNNNNNNNNNNNNNNNNNNNNNNNNNNNNNNNNNNNNNNNNNNNNNNNNNNNNNNNNNNNNNNNNNNNNNNNNNNNNNNNNNNNNNNNNNNNNNNNNNNNNNNNNNNNNNNNNNNNNNNNNNNNNNNNNNNNNNNNNNNNNNNNNNNNNNNNNNNNNNNNNNNNNNNNNNNNNNNNNNNNNNNNNNNNNNNNNNNNNNNNNNNNNNNNNNNNNNNNNNNNNNNNNNNNNNNNNNNNNNNNNNNNNNNNNNNNNNNNNNNNNNNNNNNNNNNNNNNNNNNNNNNNNNNNNNNNNNNNNNNNNNNNNNNNNNNNNNNNNNNNNNNNNNNNNNNNNNNNNNNNNNNNNNNNNNNNNNNNNNNNNNNNNNNNNNNNNNNNNNNNNNNNNNNNNNNNNNNNNNNNNNNNNNNNNNNNNNNNNNNNNNNNNNNNNNNNNNNNNNNNNNNNNNNNNNNNNNNNNNNNNNNNNNNNNNNNNNNNNNNNNNNNNNNNNNNNNNNNNNNNNNNNNNNNNNNNNNNNNNNNNNNNNNNNNNNNNNNNNNNNNNNNNNNNNNNNNNNNNNNNNNNNNNNNNNNNNNNNNNNNNNNNNNNNNNNNNNNNNNNNNNNNNNNNNNNNNNNNNNNNNNNNNNNNNNNNNNNNNNNNNNNNNNNNNNNNNNNNNNNNNNNNNNNNNNNNNNNNNNNNNNNNNNNNNNNNNNNNNNNNNNNNNNNNNNNNNNNNNNNNNNNNNNNNNNNNNNNNNNNNNNNNNNNNNNNNNNNNNNNNNNNNNNNNNNNNNNNNNNNNNNNNNNNNNNNNNNNNNNNNNNNNNNNNNNNNNNNNNNNNNNNNNNNNNNNNNNNNNNNNNNNNNNNNNNNNNNNNNNNNNNNNNNNNNNNNNNNNNNNNNNNNNNNNNNNNNNNNNNNNNNNNNNNNNNNNNNNNNNNNNNNNNNNNNNNNNNNNNNNNNNNNNNNNNNNNNNNNNNNNNNNNNNNNNNNNNNNNNNNNNNNNNNNNNNNNNNNNNNNNNNNNNNNNNNNNNNNNNNNNNNNNNNNNNNNNNNNNNNNNNNNNNNNNNNNNNNNNNNNNNNNNNNNNNNNNNNNNNNNNNNNNNNNNNNNNNNNNNNNNNNNNNNNNNNNNNNNNNNNNNNNNNNNNNNNNNNNNNNNNNNNNNNNNNNNNNNNNNNNNNNNNNNNNNNNNNNNNNNNNNNNNNNNNNNNNNNNNNNNNNNNNNNNNNNNNNNNNNNNNNNNNNNNNNNNNNNNNNNNNNNNNNNNNNNNNNNNNNNNNNNNNNNNNNNNNNNNNNNNNNNNNNNNNNNNNNNNNNNNNNNNNNNNNNNNNNNNNNNNNNNNNNNNNNNNNNNNNNNNNNNNNNNNNNNNNNNNNNNNNNNNNNNNNNNNNNNNNNNNNNNNNNNNNNNNNNNNNNNNNNNNNNNNNNNNNNNNNNNNNNNNNNNNNNNNNNNNNNNNNNNNNNNNNNNNNNNNNNNNNNNNNNNNNNNNNNNNNNNNNNNNNNNNNNNNNNNNNNNNNNNNNNNNNNNNNNNNNNNNNNNNNNNNNNNNNNNNNNNNNNNNNNNNNNNNNNNNNNN
Protein-coding regions in this window:
- the cenpx gene encoding centromere protein X, encoding MESAGNEIVFKKETISKLLTLSFKEDKTKVSSDAVVLVGEMLRVFVEEATRRSVKQAINEDCDTVNIEHFEKILPQLLLDF